Proteins from a single region of Butyrivibrio fibrisolvens:
- a CDS encoding metal ABC transporter substrate-binding protein has protein sequence MKKYISIIMVAVMTAVLLCACGNKSTAPSENTVSAAGTDKLQIVTTIFPEYDWVMNVLGDKASDAEVTMLLDNGVDLHSYQPTADDILKVATCDLFIYVGGESDEWVEDALKEATNKDMVVIDLLDVLGDSVKEEEVVEGMEAEEEEEEEAEEGEEEEVEYDEHVWLSLKNAQVLVQNISDSLQKIDPDNASSYADNTAAYIEELKTLDEKYQSAVESATYNTLLFGDRFPFRYLVDDYNLDYYAAFVGCSAETEASFETIKFLSEKVDELSLPAVMTIEGAEHKIAETIVSNTKDGNKQILTMDSMQSTTSKDVTAGASYLSIMEKNLEVLTQALN, from the coding sequence ATGAAAAAATACATATCTATCATTATGGTCGCTGTTATGACAGCGGTCCTTCTTTGTGCATGTGGCAATAAGAGCACAGCACCTTCTGAAAACACAGTATCTGCAGCTGGCACAGACAAGCTCCAGATCGTAACAACTATTTTCCCTGAATATGACTGGGTTATGAACGTACTTGGTGACAAGGCTTCCGATGCGGAAGTAACAATGCTTCTTGATAATGGCGTAGATCTTCACAGCTACCAGCCTACAGCAGATGACATTCTTAAAGTCGCAACCTGCGATCTGTTCATATATGTAGGCGGCGAGTCTGATGAATGGGTTGAGGATGCTCTCAAGGAAGCTACAAACAAGGATATGGTAGTTATCGATCTTCTCGACGTTCTTGGAGATTCTGTCAAAGAGGAAGAAGTAGTCGAAGGTATGGAAGCTGAAGAGGAAGAAGAGGAAGAGGCCGAAGAAGGTGAAGAAGAGGAAGTCGAGTACGATGAGCATGTATGGCTCTCTCTTAAAAATGCGCAGGTCCTCGTTCAGAACATCTCAGATTCTCTTCAGAAGATAGATCCTGATAATGCCAGCTCTTACGCAGACAACACTGCAGCATATATTGAAGAGCTCAAAACTCTCGACGAGAAGTATCAGTCAGCAGTAGAGAGCGCTACATATAATACTCTTTTATTTGGTGACCGCTTCCCGTTCAGATATCTTGTTGACGATTACAACCTTGACTATTATGCCGCTTTCGTTGGATGCTCAGCTGAGACTGAAGCAAGCTTTGAGACCATCAAATTCCTTTCTGAGAAAGTAGATGAGCTTTCACTTCCTGCTGTTATGACAATCGAAGGTGCCGAGCACAAGATCGCAGAAACAATCGTTTCAAACACCAAGGATGGCAACAAGCAGATCCTTACAATGGACTCAATGCAGTCAACAACTTCAAAGGACGTCACGGCCGGCGCTTCATACCTTTCTATTATGGAAAAAAATCTTGAGGTTTTGACTCAGGCTTTGAACTGA